The following proteins come from a genomic window of Pirellula staleyi DSM 6068:
- a CDS encoding AAA domain-containing protein yields MAKSLLPLRPQDHFGQLARLLALEAAAEEERARKSIENSAAADQAIASGHAINDLVIADEFPGLAGRTILALRKRTMQMPLPPHRLQVGSPVILLDEKQPQVRGARGVVSRRSAEQLEIAVNEPPEFESDAPKLRLQLFSDEVSRNRQLQAMRTATTVESGRIKQLRDSLLGETAPKFREVKNFVADAALDPSQQEGVKLALSAEDFACIHGPPGTGKTTTLVAVIRQLVARGAKVLATAPSNLAVDHLLEKLHLAGVRVLRLGHPARVQESLHHLVLDEQVENHPDVAVARKLVRDALRLKDRAAKFTRAKPPPGYKQELRAEARELFSDARRIEAGVVRYLLDSADVVLATLTGIDATVLEDRRFDVAVIDEAAQATEPACWPALLRADRVILAGDPFQLPPTIISPEAARGGLARSLMERLLETSTTTISHRLAVQYRMHQSIMAFSSAEFYEQGLTADPSVASHLLSDLSEVTPTDRTSTALEFIDTAGAGYDERAGSSQESRENPQEAELVVKLALALRDAGVAAEAIAIISPYAAQVRLLRRLLDGTLIDVDTIDGFQGRESEAVIISLVRSNATGEIGFLADVRRMNVAITRARRKLIIIGDSATIGGHDFYARMLSWVEREGIYRTVWEEL; encoded by the coding sequence ATGGCCAAGTCTTTGCTTCCCCTTCGACCTCAAGATCATTTTGGTCAGCTCGCGCGATTGCTCGCGCTGGAAGCGGCTGCTGAGGAGGAGCGCGCTCGCAAGTCGATCGAAAATAGTGCGGCTGCCGATCAGGCCATCGCCTCGGGACACGCGATCAACGACCTGGTGATCGCCGACGAATTCCCGGGACTAGCTGGGCGGACGATCCTCGCGCTTCGCAAACGAACGATGCAGATGCCCTTGCCGCCGCACCGGTTGCAGGTCGGTTCGCCGGTGATTCTGCTCGATGAGAAACAGCCTCAGGTGCGCGGCGCACGGGGTGTTGTCTCGCGCCGCTCGGCGGAGCAGCTCGAGATTGCGGTGAACGAGCCTCCGGAGTTTGAAAGCGATGCGCCGAAGCTTCGGCTGCAGCTTTTTTCGGACGAAGTCTCGCGCAATCGACAGTTGCAGGCGATGCGGACCGCCACGACGGTCGAGAGTGGTCGGATCAAACAGCTACGCGACAGTTTGCTCGGCGAAACGGCTCCCAAGTTTCGCGAGGTCAAAAATTTTGTCGCCGACGCTGCGCTCGATCCCTCACAGCAAGAGGGAGTGAAACTGGCGCTTTCAGCCGAGGATTTCGCCTGCATTCATGGTCCTCCCGGGACCGGCAAGACCACCACACTGGTGGCGGTGATTCGTCAGCTTGTTGCGCGGGGCGCGAAAGTGCTTGCCACCGCGCCGAGCAATCTGGCGGTCGATCATCTCCTCGAGAAGCTGCACCTCGCCGGGGTCCGCGTGCTGCGGCTGGGGCATCCTGCGCGGGTGCAAGAGTCGCTCCATCATCTGGTTCTGGATGAGCAGGTGGAGAACCATCCTGATGTCGCAGTCGCTCGAAAACTGGTGCGCGACGCGCTCCGCTTAAAGGATCGCGCGGCAAAATTCACCCGCGCTAAACCCCCTCCCGGCTACAAACAAGAGCTTCGCGCCGAAGCGCGCGAACTCTTCAGCGATGCGCGGCGGATCGAAGCGGGAGTGGTCCGCTACCTGCTCGATTCGGCCGATGTGGTCCTCGCTACCTTGACTGGTATCGATGCCACTGTGCTCGAGGATCGACGCTTTGATGTCGCGGTGATCGATGAGGCGGCCCAGGCAACCGAGCCTGCTTGCTGGCCCGCGCTGCTGCGCGCCGATCGCGTGATCCTTGCCGGCGATCCGTTCCAGCTCCCGCCGACGATCATCTCGCCGGAAGCTGCGCGCGGCGGACTGGCGCGGAGTCTCATGGAGCGATTGCTCGAAACTTCCACCACCACGATCTCGCATCGTTTGGCGGTACAGTATCGGATGCATCAGTCGATCATGGCCTTCTCGTCGGCCGAGTTTTACGAGCAGGGTCTCACCGCCGACCCGAGCGTGGCGTCGCATCTACTCTCGGATCTTTCCGAAGTGACACCGACCGATCGCACTTCGACCGCGCTGGAGTTTATCGATACGGCAGGCGCGGGATATGACGAACGCGCGGGAAGCTCGCAGGAGAGCCGCGAAAATCCGCAGGAAGCAGAACTGGTGGTGAAGCTAGCGCTGGCGCTTCGCGATGCGGGTGTCGCTGCCGAAGCGATCGCGATCATCAGCCCTTATGCCGCGCAGGTGCGGCTGCTCCGCCGACTGCTCGATGGGACTCTGATCGATGTCGACACGATCGATGGCTTTCAAGGGCGCGAATCCGAAGCGGTGATCATCTCGCTAGTCCGCAGCAACGCCACTGGCGAAATCGGCTTTCTTGCAGACGTACGCCGGATGAATGTGGCGATCACTCGCGCACGTCGCAAACTGATCATCATCGGCGACAGCGCGACCATCGGCGGGCACGATTTCTACGCCCGCATGCTCAGCTGGGTCGAGCGCGAAGGGATCTACCGCACGGTGTGGGAAGAGCTGTAA
- a CDS encoding flagellar basal body P-ring protein FlgI, producing MLALGLAFCGGCASPLMRGQTPEAPVEEFDPTRLNYVGDYTRPWGLNYVKLESVALVTNLANTGSDPAPSSQRQVLIGEMQSHDVKGADQILASPSTSLVLCRTFIPPGAQKGDTLDVEIRLPQRSETTSLRGGWLMQSRMRQMAALGGTIQTGQVEGLAQGDVVVDAIFQGTSDKVLETRGRILGGGVSLLDRKLGLSVRKEESSIRTSTLIGAAINQRFHTFDRGVKNGVAKPQRDDFLELAISSRYKHNLARYLRVVRKIAVKESPIERVARIGQLEGKLLEHKTSADASLELEAIGKEAIPSLLKGLKSSDREVKFYSAEALAYLDHADAAEVLGQYAKTEHAFRWHALSALTSMDQISALDALTDLLHESSAETRYGAFRAIRKRSPSDLTTKGEVLEKKFFYHAIHTLGQPMVHITRTTKPEVVLFGHDQKLKSPEALFAGKQIMVKGIEADQMKVICYAPGQEDRVEIVSSELDKVIRAIVKLGGSYGDVIQFLQEAKKGGYLDSRLAVEAIADPGRTYVRNAEGEEIPATTGEEASAEGSGDSSQPLTTDFPGDSSESTGGSVSDDDTSAEGAFPARKVQTPSGEVFGSGPTLTPSESEKPRELTETYVDPEFQERPSGGFLDKLNPWSKSSEE from the coding sequence ATGCTTGCGCTCGGACTGGCGTTTTGTGGCGGGTGTGCCTCGCCACTCATGCGGGGACAGACCCCTGAAGCGCCGGTCGAAGAGTTCGACCCGACGCGGCTGAACTACGTCGGGGACTACACTCGTCCCTGGGGCCTCAACTATGTGAAGCTCGAATCGGTCGCCCTGGTCACCAATTTGGCGAACACCGGTAGCGATCCAGCCCCCTCGTCGCAGCGTCAGGTGCTGATTGGCGAAATGCAATCGCACGACGTCAAAGGTGCCGATCAGATTCTTGCCTCCCCCAGCACTTCGCTGGTCCTCTGCCGCACGTTTATTCCACCTGGCGCTCAAAAAGGAGACACGCTGGATGTGGAGATTCGTCTTCCTCAGCGGAGCGAAACGACAAGCTTGCGGGGTGGCTGGCTGATGCAATCGCGCATGCGTCAAATGGCTGCGCTGGGGGGAACCATTCAAACGGGGCAGGTCGAAGGACTAGCGCAGGGGGATGTGGTGGTCGACGCCATTTTTCAAGGGACGTCGGACAAGGTTCTCGAAACACGGGGACGCATTTTGGGTGGTGGCGTTTCGCTCCTCGATCGGAAGCTGGGCCTGTCGGTCCGCAAAGAAGAGTCGAGCATTCGGACCAGCACACTCATTGGAGCGGCGATCAATCAGCGGTTTCATACATTCGATCGCGGGGTGAAAAACGGCGTCGCCAAACCGCAGCGTGACGACTTCCTCGAACTTGCGATTTCGTCGCGATACAAGCACAATTTGGCCCGTTATCTGCGGGTGGTTCGCAAGATTGCCGTGAAAGAATCGCCGATCGAGCGCGTGGCGCGGATCGGTCAACTGGAAGGCAAACTCCTCGAGCATAAGACGAGCGCCGATGCTTCGCTCGAACTCGAGGCGATCGGCAAGGAAGCCATTCCCTCGCTCCTCAAGGGTCTGAAGAGCAGCGACCGGGAAGTGAAGTTCTACTCGGCCGAGGCGCTGGCCTATCTCGACCATGCCGATGCAGCAGAAGTGCTGGGTCAATACGCCAAAACCGAACATGCGTTCCGCTGGCACGCCCTCTCGGCACTCACGTCGATGGACCAGATCAGTGCGCTCGATGCCCTTACCGATCTGCTGCACGAAAGTTCGGCGGAAACTCGCTACGGCGCGTTCCGCGCAATTCGCAAACGTAGCCCGAGCGACTTGACCACCAAGGGAGAAGTGCTCGAGAAAAAGTTCTTCTACCACGCCATTCACACGCTCGGTCAACCGATGGTGCACATCACGCGCACCACCAAGCCCGAAGTGGTGCTATTTGGTCACGATCAGAAACTGAAATCCCCCGAAGCCTTGTTCGCGGGCAAGCAGATCATGGTCAAAGGGATCGAAGCGGATCAGATGAAGGTGATTTGCTATGCTCCGGGGCAAGAGGATCGGGTCGAGATTGTCTCCAGTGAACTCGATAAAGTGATTCGCGCCATCGTTAAACTGGGTGGCAGCTACGGCGATGTGATTCAGTTCCTGCAAGAGGCTAAAAAGGGTGGCTACCTCGATTCGCGACTCGCGGTCGAAGCGATTGCCGATCCGGGGCGCACTTATGTCCGAAACGCCGAGGGGGAAGAGATTCCCGCGACAACTGGCGAAGAAGCGTCGGCCGAGGGTTCGGGCGATTCGTCGCAGCCTCTCACCACCGACTTCCCAGGCGACTCTTCGGAGAGTACCGGCGGGAGTGTAAGCGACGACGATACGAGTGCCGAAGGGGCGTTCCCGGCTCGCAAGGTGCAGACCCCGAGCGGTGAAGTTTTTGGGTCTGGGCCGACTTTGACGCCTTCGGAATCCGAAAAACCGCGAGAACTTACAGAAACCTACGTCGATCCGGAATTTCAGGAGAGACCCTCCGGCGGCTTTCTTGATAAACTAAACCCGTGGTCAAAGTCGTCTGAAGAGTAG
- the smc gene encoding chromosome segregation protein SMC gives MLKALELHGFKSFADKTRFEFPAGITVIVGPNGSGKSNIVDGIKWVLGEQSAKSLRGKDMADVIFKGSGSGRKAAQAAEATLVFDNSEGRLPIDAPEVHITRRVFRSGEGEYLINRQPARLKDIRDMVRGTGVGVDAYSMIEQGKVDRLLQASAKDRRAIFEEAAGISRFKAKKIEAQRRLERVDQNLLRLSDIVEEVDARLKTVRNQAAKARRYREYSTRLQQLRTQTAQVDWRKLAEQLEAITAKVATFTSEKEELVVRVQELEQIVAGSASQSQNAATALRTAEAKQASLREQIAQQESAADFHRQTSKQQAEAAREQQQQLVTMTDRFTEISARLKETHEQLAAATVEQSSVEAQLAAAEATAAALTTEYQTLRSSLQEKRDAHLAASRLAAQLAAHLESRQKQLEVLEQTTRDSLGQQEQLASALATLATDKQQTQQAIIERTAAVQSSEASLAEARANLAQVRDQQTTHSQELAKVRQRSMELSQRVALLEELERNLEGVGAGVKALLAEARFATEGPLTKIRGVVADVIQSAVEHAAAIDLALGDAAQLGVVEGEITDVQEVLEAAATPSSRLTMIATGAHRRDELPSAPATVSRDGAVIGRADKLVQFDPRYAPLVRRLLGTTWVVRTLSDALGLHRSSGSTVRLVTLTGEVIEPNGSIATGPRSASLNLVSRKSQLRELKTELAAAENDLASAELAQQQLADAIIAATDTLSSAEKLARSCREEQRAETSKLERLEQRETSLSEQLTKLDLAIQRAREEQDKTGIEVSAIETRLAISQQESQRLDGVIAAEEQAREALESRREEATRRGASHRVTLARCEQKCESLRARQTQLEDDFRERSQAIEAVRLQLASAVARAQAADLAWLATGQQLAHLYLAKQETAAELRTFEARHQAIERERSTASGELQKLLRRLRTIDEQLTEEQLATGQIQQRQESLASRLREDYGIEIAELCASSTAEELEQRTAIEEEIESLRRKINQIGAVNLDALEELDELESRYTHLSTQYKDLTEAKQALERVIHKMNADSRRLFIETLEAIRVNFQALYRKAFGGGKADIVLEEGVDVLECGVEIIATPPGKPSFNNSLLSGGEKALTAVALLLAIFQFRPSPFCVLDEVDAPFDEANIGRFVDVLKEFLGWTKFVIVTHSKKTMTAATTLYGVTMQESGVSKRVSVRFDDVTEDGHIRERAHEMSEEASDESSRGVA, from the coding sequence ATGCTCAAAGCCCTTGAACTCCACGGCTTCAAGAGTTTTGCCGATAAGACTCGGTTTGAGTTCCCCGCTGGAATCACCGTGATCGTGGGCCCGAACGGATCGGGCAAATCGAACATTGTCGACGGCATCAAATGGGTGCTCGGCGAACAATCGGCCAAAAGTCTACGTGGCAAAGACATGGCCGACGTCATCTTCAAGGGGAGTGGCAGCGGACGCAAAGCGGCCCAAGCGGCCGAGGCGACCCTCGTCTTCGATAACAGCGAAGGCCGACTGCCGATCGATGCTCCCGAAGTGCACATCACCCGACGCGTGTTTCGTAGCGGCGAAGGGGAGTATCTGATCAATCGTCAGCCCGCCCGGCTGAAAGATATTCGCGACATGGTGCGCGGCACCGGTGTGGGTGTCGACGCCTACAGCATGATCGAGCAAGGGAAGGTCGATCGTCTGCTGCAAGCCTCGGCCAAAGATCGCCGAGCGATTTTCGAAGAGGCCGCCGGCATCAGCCGCTTCAAGGCCAAGAAGATCGAAGCGCAGCGCCGCCTCGAACGGGTCGATCAAAATCTGCTCCGCCTGAGCGATATTGTCGAGGAAGTCGACGCGCGGCTGAAGACGGTTCGTAACCAGGCTGCCAAAGCCCGCCGCTATCGCGAGTACAGCACCCGGCTACAGCAGCTCCGAACCCAAACCGCGCAGGTCGACTGGCGTAAGCTGGCCGAGCAGCTTGAGGCGATCACCGCCAAAGTCGCCACCTTCACGAGCGAAAAAGAAGAGCTCGTCGTGCGGGTGCAAGAGCTCGAGCAGATTGTGGCTGGTTCGGCGAGCCAATCGCAGAATGCCGCAACAGCGCTGCGCACCGCGGAAGCCAAGCAGGCATCGCTTCGCGAGCAAATTGCCCAGCAAGAATCGGCGGCCGATTTCCATCGCCAAACGAGCAAACAGCAGGCCGAAGCAGCGCGCGAGCAGCAGCAGCAGCTCGTGACGATGACCGACCGGTTCACGGAGATTTCTGCGCGGCTGAAAGAGACGCACGAGCAGCTTGCCGCTGCCACCGTCGAGCAGTCGAGCGTCGAAGCGCAGCTCGCAGCGGCCGAGGCGACAGCCGCCGCGCTCACCACCGAATATCAAACGCTCCGCTCGTCGCTGCAAGAGAAACGGGACGCGCATCTCGCTGCTTCGCGACTTGCCGCTCAGCTCGCCGCGCATCTCGAATCGCGTCAGAAACAGCTCGAAGTGCTCGAGCAAACGACGCGCGATTCACTCGGACAGCAAGAGCAGCTCGCCAGCGCCTTGGCCACCCTGGCGACCGACAAACAACAGACTCAGCAGGCGATCATCGAGCGAACCGCCGCCGTGCAGTCGAGTGAAGCGAGCCTTGCTGAGGCCCGCGCAAACTTGGCCCAGGTGCGCGACCAGCAAACGACCCATTCGCAGGAACTGGCCAAGGTTCGACAGCGCTCGATGGAGCTGTCGCAGCGGGTCGCCTTGCTCGAAGAGCTCGAGCGAAATCTCGAAGGGGTTGGGGCCGGGGTGAAGGCGCTACTCGCCGAGGCACGTTTTGCCACGGAAGGTCCTCTGACGAAAATTCGGGGGGTGGTGGCCGACGTGATTCAGTCGGCTGTCGAGCATGCTGCTGCGATCGATTTGGCGCTCGGCGATGCGGCTCAGCTCGGCGTGGTTGAAGGGGAAATCACCGACGTGCAGGAGGTGCTCGAAGCAGCCGCCACACCGTCGTCGCGACTCACCATGATTGCCACCGGCGCTCATCGCCGGGACGAGCTTCCGTCGGCCCCCGCCACAGTTTCTCGCGATGGAGCCGTGATTGGCCGCGCCGATAAGCTGGTGCAGTTCGATCCGCGCTATGCTCCGCTGGTCCGTCGACTGCTAGGGACTACTTGGGTCGTGCGCACCCTCTCCGATGCGCTCGGTCTGCATCGTTCGTCGGGCAGCACCGTCAGGCTCGTCACGCTCACCGGCGAAGTGATCGAGCCCAACGGCAGCATCGCCACCGGCCCGCGCAGCGCGTCGCTCAATCTGGTTTCGCGAAAGAGTCAGCTGCGCGAACTTAAGACGGAACTCGCCGCAGCCGAGAACGATCTGGCCTCGGCAGAACTAGCGCAGCAGCAACTTGCCGACGCCATCATCGCGGCGACCGACACCCTCTCGAGCGCCGAGAAACTCGCCCGCAGCTGCCGTGAAGAACAGCGTGCTGAAACCAGTAAGCTCGAACGTCTGGAGCAGCGCGAAACATCCCTCAGCGAGCAACTGACGAAGCTCGATTTGGCGATTCAGCGGGCGCGTGAAGAACAAGATAAAACCGGAATCGAAGTCTCTGCGATTGAAACGCGGCTGGCGATTTCGCAACAAGAATCGCAACGTTTAGACGGGGTGATTGCCGCTGAAGAGCAAGCCCGCGAAGCACTCGAATCGCGCCGCGAAGAAGCGACCCGCCGTGGCGCTTCGCATCGCGTGACACTCGCCCGCTGCGAACAAAAATGCGAAAGTCTTCGCGCTCGTCAGACGCAGCTGGAAGATGATTTTCGCGAGCGGTCGCAGGCAATCGAAGCGGTCCGTTTGCAGCTGGCATCGGCCGTCGCGCGAGCGCAAGCAGCCGATTTGGCCTGGCTCGCCACTGGTCAGCAACTCGCCCATTTGTACCTAGCCAAGCAGGAAACAGCGGCCGAGCTCCGGACGTTCGAAGCTCGCCATCAAGCGATCGAACGGGAGCGCTCGACAGCTAGTGGTGAACTCCAAAAACTCCTGCGCCGCCTCCGCACGATCGACGAGCAGTTGACGGAAGAGCAGCTGGCGACGGGACAGATTCAGCAGCGTCAAGAATCGCTCGCGTCGCGACTGCGCGAGGATTACGGAATCGAGATCGCCGAGCTGTGCGCATCGTCGACCGCCGAAGAGCTCGAACAGCGGACCGCTATTGAAGAAGAGATCGAATCGCTCCGCCGCAAGATCAACCAGATCGGCGCCGTGAATCTCGACGCGCTCGAAGAGCTCGACGAACTCGAATCGCGCTACACCCATCTCAGCACGCAGTACAAAGATCTGACCGAGGCCAAGCAAGCGCTCGAGCGCGTCATCCATAAGATGAATGCCGACAGCCGCCGCCTCTTCATCGAAACGCTCGAAGCGATTCGGGTGAATTTCCAGGCCCTGTATCGCAAAGCATTCGGTGGCGGTAAGGCCGACATTGTGCTCGAAGAAGGGGTCGATGTGCTCGAGTGTGGTGTCGAAATCATCGCCACGCCGCCGGGCAAACCGTCGTTCAACAACTCGCTCCTCTCGGGTGGTGAAAAAGCGCTCACAGCGGTCGCTCTCTTGCTGGCGATCTTTCAGTTTCGCCCCAGTCCGTTCTGCGTCCTCGACGAAGTGGATGCTCCCTTCGACGAAGCGAACATCGGCCGCTTTGTCGATGTGCTCAAAGAGTTTTTAGGCTGGACGAAGTTTGTGATCGTCACGCATAGCAAGAAGACCATGACCGCAGCGACCACGCTCTACGGTGTGACGATGCAGGAATCGGGCGTTTCGAAACGGGTCTCGGTCCGTTTCGACGACGTGACGGAAGATGGTCATATTCGCGAACGGGCTCATGAAATGTCCGAAGAAGCGAGCGACGAATCGTCGCGCGGCGTCGCTTAA